Proteins encoded by one window of Salmonirosea aquatica:
- a CDS encoding NAD(P) transhydrogenase subunit alpha, with product MSIENFIFLLYILVLASYCGFELIAKVPPTLHTPLMSGSNAISGITIVGAILCVREGEVSKYLGMAALVLATINVVGGYAVTDRMLQMFKKKKS from the coding sequence ATGTCAATCGAAAATTTCATATTCCTCTTATACATTCTGGTACTGGCCAGCTACTGTGGCTTTGAACTGATCGCCAAGGTACCCCCCACCTTGCACACCCCGCTCATGTCGGGTTCCAACGCCATCTCAGGTATTACCATCGTAGGGGCCATCCTGTGCGTCCGTGAGGGCGAGGTCAGCAAGTACCTCGGCATGGCCGCGCTCGTACTGGCTACCATCAACGTAGTGGGCGGCTACGCCGTGACTGACCGCATGCTGCAAATGTTCAAGAAGAAAAAAAGCTGA
- a CDS encoding type II toxin-antitoxin system Phd/YefM family antitoxin: protein MRTLTVGELKAQFSQIIKDVKAGEEIAVAFGKKREVIAYLVPKPERKLGILQGKGKAIFTDDFKMTEEEFLGLGVIFVCIGSPNPQLSLLHNYFGAPLGFILLVNIPKIDSSR, encoded by the coding sequence ATGAGAACATTGACCGTCGGAGAGTTAAAGGCTCAGTTTTCACAAATCATCAAGGATGTAAAGGCCGGAGAGGAAATAGCCGTTGCCTTTGGTAAAAAAAGGGAGGTAATCGCCTACCTTGTCCCCAAACCCGAACGCAAGCTAGGTATTTTGCAAGGTAAAGGAAAAGCGATCTTCACGGATGACTTCAAAATGACCGAAGAAGAATTTCTCGGGTTAGGAGTTATTTTTGTTTGCATAGGATCACCCAATCCGCAGCTCTCACTATTGCATAACTACTTTGGCGCTCCATTGGGGTTTATTCTATTAGTCAATATTCCAAAAATTGACAGCAGTAGGTAA
- the proC gene encoding pyrroline-5-carboxylate reductase: protein MKIAIIGCGNMGMAFARAFLKFDLVKKEDFLLVEKSPERMESLRGFQPGVLTGIIDPKIGDYDLVILSVKPQDYLLVAESLQQVIRPEQIVFSIMAGIAIQTIQGTLNHRAVVRAMPNTPAMLGMGITAYAASPEVDRNQLRKVENLINATGRSVFLEDESQLDAVTALSGSGPAYFFYLVKTMIEAGKQMGFEESVATLLVKQTMLGSYHLINNADRSLDELIKAVASKGGTTEAALRGFEAGKLADALTQGIHAAQKRATELSQG, encoded by the coding sequence ATGAAAATTGCGATTATAGGCTGCGGCAATATGGGCATGGCCTTTGCCCGCGCCTTTCTGAAATTTGATCTGGTCAAAAAAGAAGACTTCCTGCTGGTGGAGAAAAGCCCGGAACGCATGGAAAGCCTGCGGGGTTTTCAGCCCGGGGTTCTGACGGGTATCATTGACCCCAAAATCGGAGACTACGACCTGGTGATTCTCTCCGTTAAGCCGCAGGATTATCTGCTCGTAGCCGAATCGTTGCAACAAGTAATCCGGCCGGAACAGATCGTTTTTTCGATTATGGCCGGCATCGCCATCCAGACCATTCAGGGTACCCTAAACCACCGGGCAGTGGTGCGGGCTATGCCCAATACGCCCGCCATGCTGGGCATGGGCATTACGGCCTATGCTGCCTCGCCGGAAGTGGACCGAAACCAGTTGCGTAAGGTCGAAAACCTAATCAATGCCACCGGGCGTTCGGTTTTTCTGGAAGATGAAAGCCAACTGGATGCCGTCACGGCTCTGAGTGGCAGCGGCCCGGCGTATTTTTTCTATCTGGTAAAAACCATGATCGAAGCGGGCAAGCAAATGGGTTTCGAAGAATCCGTGGCTACTTTACTGGTCAAGCAGACCATGCTGGGGTCGTACCACCTGATCAACAACGCCGACCGATCCCTGGATGAGCTGATCAAAGCGGTAGCGTCCAAGGGGGGTACCACCGAGGCGGCTCTACGGGGCTTCGAGGCGGGCAAACTGGCCGATGCCCTCACGCAGGGTATCCACGCCGCTCAAAAACGCGCCACAGAACTTTCGCAAGGGTAG
- a CDS encoding alginate lyase family protein produces MRTYLWLFCFTFLLAPLFTLADIPETLLLTPSQQRYLAELIRTNPSAKTQWLKVEEEAKGYLNDAPRPLRVIHYEGLLDTDTRRIDTEKSLRDMDKLAAWLFAYYGPQDKLYAQKAKTYILAWAGTYEPTGNPINENKLEPLIHCYQTMKSYFSESEQKKVGYWLAQIAEAEISFPNMPENNWKTKQIKLVGTIGLILNREPYVVYAIEQSKGYIDKALYGDGTSRDLRQRDALSYHVSGLKPLMTLAITMDQLSENKYGLQTFNYQNPAGGSLRKSVDYVVPYALGEKTHAEWVNTKVELDRQRAAAGIAHYQPGTLYEPERSREMFELASYFAPSYQEVLRNLKNDGRNEFNSWFSVLVAAARE; encoded by the coding sequence ATGAGAACCTACCTCTGGCTATTCTGCTTCACCTTTCTTCTAGCCCCACTTTTTACCCTGGCCGACATACCCGAAACCCTTCTCCTGACTCCATCCCAGCAAAGGTACCTGGCCGAACTGATCAGAACGAACCCCTCCGCTAAGACACAATGGCTGAAAGTCGAGGAAGAAGCCAAAGGCTACCTGAACGACGCGCCTCGCCCGCTGCGGGTAATCCACTACGAAGGGTTGCTGGATACAGACACCAGGCGGATCGATACCGAAAAAAGCCTGCGGGATATGGACAAATTGGCGGCCTGGCTATTTGCCTACTACGGGCCGCAGGACAAACTGTACGCACAAAAGGCCAAAACCTACATCCTGGCTTGGGCGGGTACCTATGAGCCTACGGGCAACCCTATCAATGAAAACAAGCTGGAGCCCCTGATTCATTGCTATCAGACAATGAAAAGTTACTTTTCAGAATCGGAGCAGAAAAAGGTCGGATACTGGCTGGCGCAGATCGCGGAAGCTGAAATATCTTTTCCGAACATGCCCGAAAACAACTGGAAGACCAAACAGATAAAACTGGTAGGTACTATCGGGCTGATTCTGAACCGGGAACCCTACGTTGTCTATGCTATAGAACAGTCAAAGGGGTACATCGACAAAGCGCTCTACGGCGATGGCACCAGCCGCGACCTGCGGCAGCGCGATGCCCTGAGCTATCATGTGTCGGGCCTGAAACCGCTAATGACACTTGCGATTACGATGGATCAATTAAGCGAAAACAAATACGGCTTGCAGACTTTCAACTACCAAAACCCGGCCGGGGGTAGCCTGCGCAAATCCGTTGACTATGTAGTGCCCTACGCGCTGGGGGAGAAAACACATGCCGAATGGGTGAACACCAAAGTAGAACTGGACAGGCAACGGGCAGCAGCGGGCATCGCCCATTACCAGCCGGGTACCCTGTACGAGCCGGAGCGTTCAAGAGAGATGTTCGAGCTGGCGTCCTACTTTGCCCCTAGCTACCAAGAGGTACTTCGAAATCTGAAAAACGATGGAAGAAATGAATTCAACTCCTGGTTCTCGGTGCTAGTCGCGGCGGCGCGGGAGTAA
- the purB gene encoding adenylosuccinate lyase, with amino-acid sequence MNLNQLTAISPVDGRYHKQVTELSSYFSEYALIYYRIMVEVEYFIALCDLPLPQLKEIDKSFYPKLRDIYKNFSEAEALHIKEIEKETNHDVKAVEYFLKEKFETLGLEKYLEFIHFGLTSQDINNTAIPLSLKDALERQVKPLFRQVLFVLKRMTIEWRHVPMLAYTHGQPASPTRVGKEFLVFVERLERQFELLDHVPYSAKFGGATGNFNAHHVAYPDINWMEFANHFVDGLGLKRSRHTTQIEHYDNLAATFDGLKRLNTILLDLNRDLWTYISMHFFKQKIKAGEIGSSAMPHKVNPIDFENSEGNLGIANALFDHFSSKLPISRLQRDLTDSTVLRNIGVPIAHQVIALHSLLKGLGKLELNEQVIRAELEENWVVVSEGIQTILRREGYPKPYEALKELTRTNQHVTHETLTRFIETLDVSEEIRQELRTITPFNYLGVVE; translated from the coding sequence ATGAATTTGAACCAATTGACGGCCATTTCGCCCGTAGACGGCCGCTACCATAAACAGGTCACCGAGCTTTCGTCTTATTTCTCGGAGTATGCGCTCATTTATTACCGGATCATGGTAGAGGTGGAGTACTTTATTGCGCTCTGCGATCTGCCGCTTCCCCAGTTAAAAGAAATAGACAAGTCTTTTTACCCGAAACTCCGCGACATATACAAGAATTTCAGCGAAGCGGAGGCACTCCACATCAAGGAGATCGAAAAAGAAACCAACCACGATGTAAAGGCCGTCGAATATTTCCTCAAAGAGAAATTCGAGACGCTGGGGCTGGAAAAGTACCTGGAATTTATTCACTTCGGCCTTACTTCTCAGGATATCAACAATACGGCCATTCCGTTGTCGCTCAAAGATGCTCTCGAACGGCAGGTGAAGCCCCTATTCCGGCAGGTACTTTTTGTGCTTAAGCGAATGACCATTGAATGGCGCCATGTACCTATGCTGGCCTACACGCATGGGCAGCCCGCTTCTCCTACGCGGGTAGGAAAGGAGTTTCTGGTGTTTGTGGAGCGTTTGGAACGCCAGTTCGAATTGCTGGACCATGTTCCCTACTCGGCCAAATTTGGTGGAGCAACAGGCAATTTCAACGCTCACCACGTAGCCTATCCTGACATTAATTGGATGGAATTCGCCAATCACTTTGTGGATGGCCTGGGACTGAAACGTAGCCGCCATACTACCCAAATCGAACACTACGACAACCTGGCCGCTACCTTCGATGGCCTGAAACGCCTGAATACTATTCTGCTGGATTTGAACCGTGACCTCTGGACGTACATCTCCATGCACTTTTTCAAGCAGAAAATCAAAGCGGGAGAAATAGGCTCGTCGGCCATGCCCCATAAGGTCAATCCCATCGACTTTGAAAACTCAGAGGGAAATCTGGGGATTGCCAACGCCTTATTCGACCACTTTTCGTCCAAGCTACCCATTTCGCGCCTGCAACGCGACCTGACCGACTCCACCGTACTTCGTAATATCGGGGTACCCATTGCGCATCAGGTTATTGCCCTGCACTCGCTGCTGAAAGGATTGGGAAAACTGGAACTGAACGAGCAGGTGATTCGCGCCGAACTGGAAGAAAACTGGGTCGTGGTATCCGAAGGCATTCAGACTATCCTACGTCGCGAAGGGTACCCCAAACCCTATGAAGCGCTGAAAGAGCTTACCCGTACCAATCAACACGTAACGCACGAAACCCTCACCCGATTCATCGAAACACTCGACGTGTCGGAAGAGATACGCCAGGAGTTACGTACCATTACCCCCTTCAACTATCTGGGAGTGGTGGAGTAG
- the gatB gene encoding Asp-tRNA(Asn)/Glu-tRNA(Gln) amidotransferase subunit GatB has translation MISTKLSPAGVPDELLNQYETVIGLEVHCQLLTESKLFASDTNRFGGEPNTHISPLTLALPGTLPKLNKKAVEYAVRLGLACGCAISPRTIFDRKNYFYPDLPKGYQISQDKAPICVGGSVIVSTKGTGNETTERAIRFHHIHLEEDAGKSVHDGNTTDTQLDYNRAGTPLVEMVSEPDLRSAEETGAFVTEIRRLVRYLDISDGNMEEGSLRCDVNVSVRQVGAKEYGTKVEIKNMNSIRNIMRAVEYERRRQVATLENGDSLFQETRMFDAETGETYGMRVKETMNDYRYFPDPDLCPVELSEEKVQEIRERMPALPRELREKFTAQYGVPAYDAAVLTDTRDMARYFDTLCGLTTYYKTASNWLMGPVRSYLNESGTEIAAFPIAPKTLAELIELVETQVISHSTATQKAFPALIQEPQRSPRELAEANNWLQNRNTNELETLVEEVLQAMPDKVLAYQKGKKGLMGLFVGEVMKKSKGNGDPKLINQLLADKLR, from the coding sequence ATGATTTCCACAAAACTTTCCCCGGCCGGGGTACCTGACGAACTTCTGAATCAATACGAAACCGTCATTGGTCTGGAAGTACACTGTCAACTCCTCACCGAATCCAAGCTTTTTGCGTCCGACACCAACCGTTTTGGCGGTGAGCCCAATACCCATATCAGTCCGCTGACGCTGGCGTTGCCGGGTACCTTGCCCAAACTGAACAAAAAAGCGGTGGAATATGCGGTACGGCTGGGATTGGCCTGTGGCTGTGCCATTAGTCCGCGCACGATCTTTGACCGTAAGAATTACTTCTACCCCGACCTACCTAAGGGCTACCAGATTTCGCAGGACAAAGCCCCGATTTGCGTGGGCGGCAGCGTGATAGTTTCGACCAAAGGTACCGGTAACGAAACTACAGAACGCGCCATCCGCTTTCATCACATACATCTGGAAGAGGATGCGGGAAAATCGGTGCATGATGGCAACACCACCGACACCCAGCTCGATTACAACCGCGCGGGTACCCCCCTGGTAGAAATGGTATCCGAACCTGACCTGCGCTCGGCGGAAGAAACGGGGGCATTCGTCACCGAGATCCGTCGCTTGGTAAGGTACCTCGACATCAGCGACGGTAACATGGAGGAAGGCTCGTTACGCTGCGATGTGAATGTGTCGGTGCGACAGGTCGGTGCGAAGGAGTATGGTACCAAGGTGGAGATTAAGAACATGAACTCCATCCGTAACATCATGCGGGCGGTAGAATACGAGCGGCGGCGGCAGGTTGCGACGCTGGAAAACGGTGATTCGCTCTTTCAGGAAACGCGCATGTTCGACGCCGAAACCGGCGAAACCTACGGCATGCGAGTGAAGGAAACCATGAATGACTACCGGTATTTCCCCGATCCCGACCTGTGCCCGGTGGAACTTTCCGAAGAGAAAGTTCAGGAAATACGTGAGCGCATGCCCGCCTTACCGCGCGAACTCCGGGAAAAATTCACGGCACAGTATGGCGTTCCGGCCTACGATGCCGCCGTCCTGACCGATACGCGTGACATGGCCCGCTATTTTGATACATTGTGCGGCCTGACTACGTATTACAAAACTGCTTCCAACTGGCTGATGGGGCCGGTACGCTCTTACCTGAACGAAAGCGGTACGGAAATTGCGGCTTTTCCCATAGCCCCAAAGACCCTGGCCGAATTGATCGAACTAGTGGAAACGCAGGTCATTAGCCATTCGACGGCTACCCAAAAAGCTTTCCCGGCCTTAATCCAGGAACCTCAGCGCTCGCCCCGCGAGCTGGCCGAAGCAAACAACTGGCTGCAAAACCGCAATACGAACGAACTTGAAACGTTGGTAGAAGAGGTACTCCAAGCCATGCCGGATAAGGTACTGGCTTACCAAAAAGGAAAGAAAGGGCTTATGGGACTTTTTGTGGGCGAAGTGATGAAAAAATCGAAAGGCAACGGAGATCCCAAGCTGATCAACCAACTTTTAGCCGATAAACTGCGTTAA
- a CDS encoding phytoene/squalene synthase family protein yields the protein MLELFNRTTLQCSKIITENYSTSFTLGIRTLDRKFHLPIYAIYGFVRFADEIVDTFHDFDKKDLLDRFRKEAFQAIEEKISLNPVLHSFQLVVNQYHIEHELIEAFLNSMEMDLYEHTYTPDGYQQYVYGSAEVVGLMCLRVFCEGNEAQYDHLREGARSLGAAFQKVNFLRDLKSDFQDRGRVYFPGVDFKAFDPNAKKCIEADIQADFDAAYKAILQLPKGARQGVYLAYVYYCTLFNKIKSLPAARVQEERIRVPDSRKLALLAQTYVKFRISALTASLW from the coding sequence ATGCTGGAACTATTCAATCGGACGACGCTGCAATGCAGCAAGATCATTACGGAGAACTACAGCACCTCCTTCACGCTGGGCATCCGCACGCTCGACCGAAAGTTTCACCTACCTATCTACGCCATTTATGGTTTTGTCCGCTTTGCCGACGAAATCGTGGATACCTTTCATGATTTTGATAAAAAAGACCTGCTGGATCGCTTCCGGAAAGAGGCGTTTCAAGCCATTGAAGAGAAAATCAGCCTCAATCCCGTCCTGCATTCCTTTCAGTTGGTGGTGAATCAATACCATATCGAACATGAATTGATCGAAGCCTTCCTGAATAGCATGGAAATGGATTTGTACGAGCACACCTACACGCCCGATGGCTACCAGCAGTACGTCTATGGATCGGCGGAAGTCGTAGGGCTTATGTGTCTGCGGGTATTCTGCGAGGGTAACGAAGCGCAGTATGATCACCTGCGCGAAGGGGCGCGTAGCTTGGGGGCGGCCTTCCAGAAAGTGAACTTTCTGCGCGATCTCAAAAGCGATTTCCAGGATCGGGGCCGGGTGTATTTTCCGGGGGTAGATTTCAAAGCGTTCGATCCGAACGCCAAAAAATGCATCGAGGCCGACATTCAGGCTGACTTTGACGCTGCCTACAAAGCGATCCTCCAATTGCCCAAAGGCGCGCGGCAGGGCGTGTATCTGGCCTACGTATACTACTGCACTTTATTCAATAAAATAAAAAGCCTGCCCGCCGCCCGCGTGCAGGAAGAGCGCATCCGCGTGCCCGACAGTCGCAAGCTGGCCTTGCTGGCTCAAACCTACGTCAAGTTTAGGATCAGCGCGCTGACCGCTTCGCTGTGGTAG
- a CDS encoding redoxin domain-containing protein — translation MKKIQYLAFFMLLNVAGFAQQAVTPKEFTVTGKVKNGSAGEKVYLQFSTNPPTTLDSTTLAADGTFTIKGTEKEGGNFYMLDLAGRQKIILLVEGGENFTVTADGFEQDSKGTPGKYEVKGSKNMDYYAKLMELNQSMVTRVNKWNDEYAKATEKKDEKKMQEIQNNFQQAETEHVAKIKALLPEMGSSLVAIFAANNLLNPQRDFAEMEAVAQRFEKENPSPKIVQAYVGYIKRIKGVSVGDEAPDFTLNNPEGQDIALSSLRGKYVLIDFWASWCGPCRMENPNVVKLYNKYKDKGFAIYGVSLDKDKNAWLGAIKKDGLTWTHGSDLKFWNSAVAQTYGVNAIPATYLLDKEGKVIAKNLRGPSLEAKLSELLGEE, via the coding sequence ATGAAAAAGATACAATACCTTGCATTTTTCATGCTGCTCAATGTGGCTGGATTTGCTCAACAGGCCGTTACCCCCAAAGAATTTACGGTGACGGGTAAAGTGAAAAACGGCTCGGCGGGCGAAAAAGTCTACCTGCAGTTCTCTACCAACCCACCCACCACGCTGGATTCCACCACGCTGGCTGCTGATGGTACCTTCACCATTAAAGGTACTGAGAAGGAAGGTGGTAATTTCTACATGCTCGACCTGGCCGGACGTCAGAAAATCATACTGCTGGTAGAAGGTGGGGAAAACTTCACGGTAACGGCCGACGGTTTTGAGCAGGACTCGAAAGGTACACCCGGCAAGTACGAGGTGAAGGGCTCCAAAAACATGGACTATTATGCCAAACTCATGGAACTCAACCAGTCCATGGTAACGCGCGTAAACAAATGGAACGATGAGTACGCCAAGGCTACCGAGAAGAAGGATGAGAAGAAAATGCAGGAGATCCAGAATAACTTCCAGCAGGCCGAAACCGAGCACGTAGCCAAAATCAAAGCTTTACTACCCGAAATGGGTAGCTCGCTGGTTGCTATTTTTGCCGCCAATAATCTGCTGAATCCCCAGCGCGACTTTGCCGAAATGGAAGCCGTTGCCCAGCGCTTTGAAAAAGAAAACCCTTCGCCCAAAATCGTACAGGCCTACGTAGGGTACATCAAGCGTATCAAGGGCGTATCGGTTGGAGATGAGGCTCCGGATTTTACCCTGAATAACCCCGAGGGGCAGGATATAGCGCTGTCGTCGCTACGGGGCAAGTACGTCCTGATCGACTTCTGGGCTTCCTGGTGCGGTCCCTGCCGCATGGAGAACCCCAACGTGGTGAAGCTTTATAATAAATACAAAGACAAAGGCTTTGCCATTTACGGGGTTTCGCTGGACAAGGACAAAAATGCGTGGCTTGGAGCGATCAAAAAAGATGGCCTGACCTGGACCCACGGCTCTGACCTGAAATTCTGGAATTCGGCCGTAGCCCAAACCTACGGCGTCAACGCCATTCCGGCTACCTATCTGCTGGATAAGGAAGGCAAAGTAATTGCCAAGAACCTGCGGGGACCGTCGCTGGAAGCTAAACTGAGTGAGCTGCTCGGGGAAGAGTAA
- a CDS encoding Re/Si-specific NAD(P)(+) transhydrogenase subunit alpha, whose product MKIAVPKETKPFERRVALTPDVVKSLQKAGFTCLIESGAGTNSYFSDEAYQQAGAGIVATTAAAYAEADVVLRVNAPTEADVALMKEGTILISYLYAYTIPTIVEALNKKKITAFSMDAVPRISRAQKMDALSSQANLAGYKAVLLGANALGKIFPLMMTAAGTITPSRVLVFGAGVAGLQAIATAKRLGAVVEATDVRAETKEQVESLGGRFLQVEGAEGVKVEGGYAKEVSADYLQKQQTLIKERIKEADIAITTALVIGKKAPVLITEDMVKSMKTGSVIVDMAVESGGNCELSEFGQTVVKHGVTIIGEANMPSLLPVNASELYAKNISTLLLHLATKDGFKWEMDEDVTKGSLITHEGELVHGFTKEILAKSK is encoded by the coding sequence TTGAAAATAGCTGTTCCCAAAGAGACCAAACCCTTCGAGCGGCGCGTGGCTCTCACGCCCGATGTAGTCAAATCGTTGCAGAAAGCCGGATTTACGTGCCTGATCGAAAGTGGTGCCGGTACCAATTCCTATTTTTCCGACGAAGCCTACCAACAAGCCGGAGCCGGCATAGTGGCCACCACCGCCGCGGCCTACGCCGAAGCCGATGTGGTGCTGCGGGTCAATGCTCCCACCGAAGCCGACGTGGCCCTGATGAAGGAAGGTACCATCCTGATTTCGTACCTCTACGCCTACACCATTCCGACGATCGTGGAGGCTTTGAATAAAAAGAAAATCACGGCTTTTTCGATGGATGCGGTACCCCGCATTTCGCGCGCCCAAAAAATGGACGCGCTGAGCTCGCAGGCCAACCTGGCGGGCTACAAAGCCGTACTGCTGGGGGCCAACGCGCTGGGTAAGATATTCCCGCTGATGATGACTGCCGCCGGTACCATCACGCCCTCGCGGGTGCTGGTATTCGGAGCGGGCGTGGCCGGTTTGCAGGCCATAGCTACCGCCAAGCGCCTGGGTGCGGTGGTGGAGGCTACCGACGTGCGGGCCGAAACCAAAGAACAGGTGGAATCGCTGGGAGGCCGCTTCCTACAAGTGGAAGGCGCTGAGGGTGTGAAAGTGGAAGGCGGCTACGCCAAAGAAGTTTCGGCTGACTATCTCCAGAAACAGCAGACCCTGATCAAAGAACGCATCAAGGAAGCCGATATCGCGATCACTACGGCTCTGGTGATCGGGAAAAAAGCACCGGTGCTAATTACCGAAGACATGGTAAAAAGCATGAAAACGGGCTCAGTGATCGTCGACATGGCCGTCGAATCGGGCGGTAACTGTGAGTTGAGCGAATTCGGGCAGACCGTCGTCAAGCACGGCGTTACCATCATTGGTGAAGCCAATATGCCCTCGTTGCTACCCGTCAACGCCAGCGAGTTGTACGCCAAGAATATTTCTACGTTGCTACTCCACCTAGCCACCAAAGACGGCTTCAAGTGGGAAATGGACGAGGACGTGACCAAAGGTAGCCTCATCACCCACGAAGGCGAATTGGTGCACGGCTTTACGAAAGAGATTTTGGCGAAGAGTAAATGA
- a CDS encoding NAD(P)(+) transhydrogenase (Re/Si-specific) subunit beta produces MYIYIEITYLIATILFIVGIKKLNKTSEARQGNILSAVAMLLAVLATLVESQLLTPVETFSCILVGGAIGLVWARRVEMTQMPEMVAIFNGFGGAASLFVAFSDYWTRAVEQPDLPTDLITIISILLSVLIGAVTFTGSLTAYGKLSGKVSGNAIVFKGQHLLNLVLLLVAVACGVLVAISTGSVTAMIVMGVISLVLGILVVIPIGGADMPVVISLLNSYSGMAACTTGFVLNNSVLIVTGALVGASGIILTQIMCKAMNRSLVSVLLGGFGATSGGGAAGAGNASDMVIKEVGVEEAAMIFDSASSVIVVPGYGMAVAQAQHVVREMMDLLEKKGINVRFAIHPVAGRMPGHMNVLLAESNVPYDKLIEMEEINDDFGNTDVVLVVGANDVVNPAARTNPASPIYGMPILNADKARTVIVSKRSMGVGYAGIENELFGYPNCLMLFGDAKSTLTKMVGELKEM; encoded by the coding sequence ATGTACATCTATATAGAAATCACCTACCTCATTGCCACGATTCTGTTCATCGTGGGTATCAAAAAACTCAATAAAACCTCCGAGGCCCGGCAGGGAAACATTCTGTCGGCCGTAGCCATGTTGCTGGCCGTACTGGCTACGCTGGTGGAATCGCAGCTACTCACGCCCGTCGAAACGTTCAGCTGTATCCTGGTGGGCGGAGCCATTGGCCTGGTGTGGGCGCGGCGCGTCGAAATGACCCAAATGCCCGAAATGGTAGCGATCTTCAACGGGTTCGGGGGGGCGGCTTCGCTTTTCGTCGCATTTTCCGACTACTGGACCCGCGCCGTCGAGCAGCCCGACCTGCCTACGGACTTGATTACGATTATCAGCATTCTGCTATCAGTATTGATTGGCGCCGTTACTTTCACGGGTTCATTAACCGCCTACGGCAAACTGAGCGGAAAAGTGAGTGGCAATGCCATCGTTTTTAAAGGGCAGCACCTGCTCAATCTAGTGTTACTGCTGGTAGCAGTGGCTTGCGGGGTACTGGTTGCCATCAGCACCGGCTCCGTGACGGCCATGATCGTGATGGGGGTGATTTCGCTGGTACTCGGGATTCTGGTTGTAATCCCCATCGGAGGGGCGGACATGCCCGTGGTTATTTCGCTGCTGAACTCTTACTCGGGGATGGCCGCCTGTACTACGGGTTTTGTGCTCAACAACTCCGTACTGATCGTAACGGGCGCGCTGGTAGGTGCCTCGGGCATTATCCTGACCCAGATTATGTGTAAAGCCATGAATCGGTCGCTGGTCAGCGTGTTGCTGGGGGGCTTTGGGGCTACCTCGGGTGGTGGCGCCGCCGGTGCGGGCAACGCCAGCGATATGGTGATCAAAGAGGTAGGGGTAGAAGAAGCGGCCATGATCTTCGATTCGGCTTCGTCGGTAATTGTGGTACCCGGTTACGGCATGGCCGTGGCGCAGGCCCAGCACGTGGTGCGCGAAATGATGGATCTCTTGGAGAAAAAAGGCATCAACGTTCGGTTCGCCATTCACCCCGTTGCGGGTCGGATGCCCGGCCACATGAATGTACTGCTGGCCGAGTCGAACGTACCCTACGACAAATTGATCGAAATGGAAGAAATCAACGACGATTTCGGCAATACCGACGTGGTACTGGTGGTAGGGGCCAACGACGTAGTAAACCCCGCCGCCCGTACCAATCCCGCCAGTCCGATCTACGGCATGCCCATCCTGAATGCCGACAAAGCCCGCACGGTGATCGTCAGCAAGCGGTCGATGGGAGTAGGTTACGCGGGAATTGAAAACGAACTCTTCGGGTACCCCAACTGCCTCATGCTGTTTGGCGACGCCAAATCGACGCTGACGAAGATGGTCGGGGAGTTGAAGGAGATGTAG